The following coding sequences lie in one Microbacterium sp. XT11 genomic window:
- a CDS encoding alanine racemase: MLDLTDELSPAAVTPEWHDPARYWSRLSAATGHLPAPVAVIDREALRYNALDLIVRAGGLPIRVASKSVRVRSVLDAVLRLPGFRGILAFTLAEALWLADTHDDIVLGYPTVDREALERLFADERATRRITLMVDDPVHLDLIDSVAAPGSRPEIRVAIDVDASWRSALLGHIGVRRSSLFTPDEVAAFARRVAARPGFRLVGLQMYDAQIAGQGDDAGPDAPLIRMVQSRSRAELRERRAAIVAAVREVAPLEFLNGGGTGSLEFTASDESLTEASAGSGLLGGHLFDGYRSFRPAPAAAFAFDVVRRPAVDIATVLGGGWIASGPAVASRQPRPVWPEGLRTLPREAAGEVQTPLQGPAAARLGVGDRVWFRHAKSGEPAERIDAYHLVSGDEVIDELPTYRGEGKAFL, encoded by the coding sequence ACTGGTCGAGGCTGTCGGCGGCCACCGGCCACCTCCCCGCGCCCGTCGCGGTCATCGACCGCGAGGCGCTTCGGTACAACGCGCTCGACCTGATCGTGCGCGCGGGCGGCCTGCCCATCCGCGTCGCTTCGAAGTCGGTCCGTGTGCGCTCGGTGCTCGACGCGGTGCTGCGCCTTCCCGGTTTCCGCGGCATCCTCGCCTTCACGCTGGCAGAGGCGCTCTGGCTCGCAGACACGCACGACGACATCGTGCTCGGATATCCGACGGTCGACCGCGAGGCGCTCGAGCGCCTCTTCGCCGACGAGCGCGCGACCAGGCGCATCACGCTCATGGTCGACGACCCCGTGCACCTCGACCTCATCGACAGCGTCGCGGCGCCGGGGTCGCGGCCCGAGATCCGCGTCGCGATCGACGTCGACGCCTCCTGGCGCTCCGCGCTGCTCGGTCACATCGGCGTGCGCCGGTCTTCGCTGTTCACTCCGGACGAGGTGGCCGCCTTCGCGCGCCGCGTCGCAGCTCGGCCCGGTTTCCGGCTCGTCGGTCTGCAGATGTACGACGCGCAGATCGCAGGCCAGGGAGACGACGCAGGTCCCGACGCTCCGCTCATCCGCATGGTGCAGTCCCGCTCCAGGGCGGAACTGCGCGAGCGGCGCGCAGCCATCGTCGCGGCGGTGCGCGAGGTCGCACCGCTCGAGTTCCTCAACGGCGGAGGAACCGGCTCGCTCGAGTTCACGGCCAGTGACGAATCGCTCACCGAGGCCAGCGCCGGGAGCGGGCTCCTCGGCGGTCACCTCTTCGACGGCTACCGCTCGTTCCGGCCCGCGCCGGCGGCGGCCTTCGCCTTCGACGTCGTGCGGCGCCCAGCGGTCGACATCGCCACGGTGCTCGGCGGCGGATGGATCGCCTCGGGCCCAGCCGTGGCATCGAGACAGCCGCGCCCGGTGTGGCCGGAGGGCCTGCGAACCCTTCCGCGCGAAGCAGCAGGAGAGGTGCAGACGCCGCTTCAGGGCCCGGCGGCGGCCCGGCTCGGCGTGGGCGATCGCGTCTGGTTCAGACACGCCAAGAGCGGTGAGCCTGCGGAGCGCATCGACGCCTACCACCTGGTCTCCGGCGACGAGGTGATCGACGAGCTGCCGACGTATCGCGGCGAGGGGAAGGCGTTCCTGTGA